The following coding sequences are from one Tepidamorphus gemmatus window:
- a CDS encoding phytoene desaturase family protein: MTSSSDAIVIGGGHNGLVCAALLAKAGRKVVLLEAAEATGGAARTVEFAPGYRVSHVAHILNQLHPEVIAALDLTRHGLEFAAAAIPTTILSADGRHLTLTGAFGEFLEGDICAADRTAWPALRDKLLRFAAVLRPALTETPPRLRNGSRADVMALGRLGLRIRRLGRDDMREFLRMLMMNVADVLNEEIADEKLKGAVAFDAVLGTHLGPMSPNSLMTLYYRLAGEIDGRQGALALPRGGMGSIVAAVEGAARAAGVEIRTGAEVVRIMVESDRATGVVLASGERLAAPLVVSGANPRTTLLDLVGARHLDTGFVRRLRHIRMAGNVARLHLALDGRPATAGLSDTALAGRLLVAPSLAYVESAFNPAKYGEISASPALEIVVPTMSDPTLAPAGRHVLSINAIYAPHAPKAGWDARRDAFIETVIATLETHFPGLREQIVARELLTPADIERRYRMPGGHWHHGELSMDQMLFLRPVPGAAQYLTPVAGLWLCGAGSHPGGGIIGAAGLNAARRILEQTE; this comes from the coding sequence ATGACCAGTTCGTCTGATGCCATCGTCATCGGCGGCGGGCACAACGGGCTCGTCTGCGCGGCGCTGCTGGCGAAGGCCGGCCGCAAGGTCGTGCTGCTGGAGGCGGCCGAGGCGACCGGAGGGGCGGCGCGCACTGTCGAGTTCGCGCCCGGATACCGGGTCAGCCACGTCGCCCACATCCTCAATCAGCTCCATCCTGAGGTGATCGCCGCGCTCGATCTGACGCGCCACGGGCTCGAATTCGCCGCAGCCGCGATCCCCACCACCATCCTGTCGGCAGACGGTCGCCACCTGACGTTGACCGGTGCCTTCGGCGAGTTTCTGGAAGGAGATATCTGCGCTGCCGACCGCACCGCGTGGCCAGCCCTTCGCGACAAGCTGCTGCGCTTTGCCGCCGTGCTGCGCCCGGCGCTGACCGAGACGCCGCCGCGCCTCAGGAACGGCTCGCGCGCGGACGTGATGGCGCTCGGCCGACTGGGGCTTCGCATCCGTCGGCTCGGCCGCGACGACATGCGCGAGTTCCTGCGGATGCTGATGATGAACGTCGCCGATGTCCTCAACGAGGAGATCGCCGACGAGAAGCTGAAGGGTGCCGTCGCCTTCGACGCGGTGCTCGGCACCCATCTCGGCCCGATGTCGCCGAACTCGCTGATGACGCTCTACTACCGGCTCGCCGGCGAGATCGACGGCCGGCAGGGCGCGTTGGCGCTGCCAAGGGGTGGCATGGGGAGCATTGTCGCCGCCGTCGAAGGAGCTGCCCGGGCGGCCGGCGTCGAGATCCGCACCGGCGCCGAGGTCGTCCGCATCATGGTCGAGTCGGACCGTGCGACCGGCGTGGTGCTCGCCTCGGGCGAGCGGCTCGCCGCGCCGCTGGTCGTCTCCGGTGCCAATCCGCGCACGACCTTGCTCGACCTGGTCGGTGCCCGCCATCTCGACACCGGCTTCGTGCGCCGGCTGCGCCACATCCGCATGGCCGGCAATGTCGCCCGGCTGCATCTCGCCCTTGACGGCAGGCCCGCGACCGCCGGACTGAGCGACACCGCCCTCGCCGGCCGCCTGCTCGTCGCGCCATCGCTCGCCTATGTCGAGAGCGCCTTCAACCCGGCCAAGTACGGCGAGATCTCCGCGTCGCCCGCTCTCGAGATCGTCGTTCCGACGATGAGCGACCCGACCCTGGCGCCGGCCGGCCGGCATGTCCTGTCGATCAACGCGATCTATGCCCCCCATGCGCCAAAGGCTGGCTGGGACGCGCGCCGCGACGCCTTCATCGAGACGGTGATCGCAACGCTGGAGACCCATTTCCCCGGCCTCCGCGAGCAGATCGTCGCGCGCGAACTGCTCACGCCCGCCGACATCGAGAGGCGCTACCGCATGCCCGGCGGCCACTGGCACCACGGCGAACTGTCGATGGACCAGATGCTGTTCCTGCGCCCCGTTCCCGGTGCGGCACAGTACCTGACCCCCGTCGCCGGTCTCTGGCTGTGCGGCGCCGGCAGCCATCCCGGCGGCGGCATCATCGGCGCGGCCGGGCTCAATGCGGCCAGGCGCATCCTGGAGCAGACGGAATGA
- a CDS encoding acetate--CoA ligase family protein has product MATHRLDPLLRPASVAIVGASARVPSVGNMFVRQVRRGGYAGDLWCVNPRYRDIEGVPCFAALAELPAAPEHVVFALGDEQIEAGLAAAIAVGARAATIVSPLAMAADAGLKMRIRDRAREAGLILCGGNCMGFYNFHHRLWVCGFETRPNHRPGGAVLLTHSGSLFTALVDSEERIDLGLAVSAGQELTTTLADYIDFALDQPWTTVIGLFMETARDPTGFEAALAKALARNVPVVALKVGRTETSARLAISHSGAIAGDHAAYTALFERYGVAEVRSVDELAAAMMVLPAARDIGPGGLASSHDSGGERGLMADLAHDHGVRFATLAAETVARLTEVLDYGLEPVNPLDRWGTGRNYPSDFFESFKALMHDPDTAIGALVLDRGIGGRITPENIVLAREARAETGKPVFIVSNHQGSGTDPEAVTATRAGTPVLDDLPPFLTACRLAFARRDFLARPPMAMPAADPAVVARWRGRLAHDIHLGEADALTLLADFGIPAAASALAASADEAVAAAAHIGYPVALKTAMLGIAHKSDVGGVVLGLASAEAVAHAWRDLAARLGPQVLIARMVEGARVEMLLGMSRDADFGPVVLIGFGGIHAEVLRDVVFAKPPFDAAEARRLIDRLQLRPLLDGVRGAPASDIDALCEAAARFSVLADALGDHVQSIDVNPLMALPQGCIAVDALVVARTDGNTATAAVIPGK; this is encoded by the coding sequence ATGGCCACCCACCGACTCGACCCGCTGCTGCGCCCGGCATCCGTGGCGATCGTGGGCGCGAGCGCACGCGTACCGAGCGTCGGCAACATGTTTGTCCGCCAGGTACGGCGCGGCGGCTATGCGGGCGACCTGTGGTGCGTCAACCCGCGCTACCGCGACATCGAGGGCGTGCCCTGCTTTGCCGCGCTGGCGGAGCTTCCGGCAGCGCCGGAGCATGTCGTCTTCGCGCTCGGCGACGAACAGATCGAGGCAGGGCTCGCCGCAGCCATCGCCGTCGGGGCACGCGCCGCCACCATCGTCTCGCCGCTGGCGATGGCCGCCGATGCGGGCCTCAAGATGCGCATCCGCGACCGCGCGCGCGAGGCAGGCCTCATCCTGTGCGGCGGCAACTGCATGGGGTTCTACAACTTCCACCACCGTCTCTGGGTCTGCGGGTTCGAGACCCGGCCGAACCATCGGCCTGGCGGTGCGGTGCTGCTCACCCATTCCGGTTCGCTGTTCACCGCGCTGGTCGATTCGGAGGAACGCATCGACCTGGGGCTTGCCGTGTCGGCAGGACAGGAGCTGACCACCACGCTCGCCGACTACATCGACTTCGCCCTCGACCAGCCCTGGACGACGGTGATCGGACTGTTCATGGAGACAGCCCGCGATCCGACCGGCTTCGAGGCGGCGCTGGCGAAGGCGCTGGCGCGCAACGTGCCGGTGGTGGCGCTCAAGGTCGGCCGCACCGAGACGAGCGCCCGGCTGGCGATCAGCCATTCCGGCGCGATTGCCGGAGACCATGCGGCCTACACCGCACTGTTCGAGCGCTACGGGGTCGCGGAGGTGCGCTCGGTCGATGAACTGGCCGCCGCGATGATGGTGCTGCCCGCTGCCCGCGACATCGGTCCGGGCGGGCTTGCCTCCAGCCACGATTCCGGCGGCGAGCGGGGCCTGATGGCGGACCTCGCCCACGACCATGGGGTGCGTTTCGCCACCCTGGCAGCGGAGACGGTTGCACGCCTGACCGAGGTGCTCGACTACGGACTCGAGCCGGTCAACCCGCTCGACCGCTGGGGAACGGGCCGCAACTATCCGTCCGACTTCTTCGAGAGCTTCAAGGCGCTGATGCACGACCCCGACACCGCCATCGGCGCATTGGTGCTCGACCGGGGCATCGGCGGCAGGATCACGCCGGAGAACATCGTGCTGGCCCGTGAGGCGCGCGCAGAAACCGGCAAACCCGTCTTCATCGTCTCCAATCACCAGGGCAGCGGAACCGATCCCGAGGCGGTGACCGCGACCCGCGCGGGAACGCCGGTCCTCGACGATCTGCCGCCGTTCCTCACCGCCTGCCGGCTTGCCTTTGCCCGCAGGGACTTCCTGGCGCGGCCACCGATGGCTATGCCCGCAGCCGACCCGGCCGTGGTCGCGCGCTGGCGCGGCCGGCTCGCGCACGACATCCACCTGGGCGAGGCCGATGCGCTGACGCTGCTCGCCGACTTCGGCATCCCCGCAGCCGCATCGGCCCTGGCCGCGAGCGCGGACGAGGCGGTCGCTGCCGCCGCCCACATCGGCTATCCTGTCGCGCTGAAGACCGCCATGCTCGGCATCGCGCACAAGTCCGATGTCGGCGGCGTCGTGCTCGGGCTCGCCTCGGCCGAGGCCGTCGCGCACGCCTGGCGCGACCTTGCCGCCCGGCTCGGACCGCAGGTGCTGATCGCCCGCATGGTCGAGGGTGCACGCGTCGAGATGCTGCTCGGCATGAGCCGCGATGCGGATTTCGGCCCGGTCGTGCTGATCGGCTTCGGCGGCATACATGCCGAGGTTCTGCGGGATGTGGTGTTCGCCAAGCCACCCTTCGACGCCGCCGAGGCCCGCCGCCTGATCGATCGCCTGCAGCTGCGCCCGCTTCTCGACGGGGTTCGCGGTGCACCGGCGAGCGACATCGACGCCCTGTGCGAGGCCGCCGCGCGCTTCTCGGTGCTGGCCGATGCGCTGGGCGACCATGTACAATCGATCGATGTCAACCCGCTGATGGCCCTGCCGCAAGGCTGCATCGCGGTCGATGCGCTGGTCGTGGCGCGGACTGACGGCAACACAGCGACGGCTGCGGTCATCCCGGGCAAGTGA
- a CDS encoding response regulator yields MPENAHILVVDDDGDVREMVRDYLAAHDFIVSTAEGGIAMREILAERPVNLVVMDMRMPGEDGITLVRYLRERGPVGIIMLTASAEVIDRVVGLEVGADDYLTKPFDPRELLARVRSLLRRMSAAGGTETEAAAATMGHEVVMGRCILNLDTRRLYDRQGQDVAMTAMEFDLLKAFAERPNRVLSRDQLLDLAHNRDMEAFDRSIDIRIMRLRRKLEADPQKPEVLKTVRGLGYMFVPAGKARTAKAED; encoded by the coding sequence GTGCCAGAGAACGCACATATTCTTGTCGTCGACGACGATGGCGACGTTCGCGAGATGGTCCGCGACTATCTGGCCGCCCATGATTTCATCGTCTCGACCGCCGAGGGCGGCATCGCCATGCGGGAGATACTGGCCGAGCGACCGGTCAACCTGGTGGTCATGGACATGAGGATGCCCGGCGAGGACGGCATCACGCTGGTGCGCTATCTGCGCGAGCGTGGACCGGTTGGCATCATCATGCTGACCGCCAGCGCCGAGGTGATCGACAGGGTCGTCGGCCTCGAGGTCGGCGCAGACGACTATCTCACGAAGCCGTTCGATCCGCGCGAACTGCTCGCCCGCGTGCGCAGCCTGCTGCGGCGCATGTCGGCCGCGGGCGGCACGGAAACCGAAGCGGCGGCGGCGACGATGGGCCACGAGGTGGTGATGGGCCGCTGCATCCTCAACCTGGACACCCGGCGGCTCTATGACCGGCAAGGCCAGGACGTGGCGATGACGGCGATGGAGTTCGATCTCCTCAAGGCCTTCGCCGAACGGCCGAACCGGGTACTGTCGCGTGATCAGCTCCTCGATCTGGCGCACAACCGCGACATGGAAGCGTTCGACCGGTCGATCGACATCCGCATCATGCGGCTGAGGCGCAAGCTCGAGGCCGATCCGCAGAAGCCCGAGGTGCTCAAGACCGTTCGCGGCCTCGGCTACATGTTCGTGCCCGCCGGCAAGGCACGCACCGCGAAGGCCGAGGATTGA
- a CDS encoding aldehyde dehydrogenase, producing MHLSRLPDLDKAEWVSLAEGLQLETRLFIDGDYVDALDGGRFATVNPATGEVLADMAEGTGADIDRAVSAARRAFRDGRWSKLAPRARMDILCRFADLIEEQAGMLALLDTLDMGKPIADMVSVDLPEVVKTVRFMAECIDKIDGKVTATEPNVLHCVLRQPFGVVGCISPWNYPLLMAVWKIAPALAAGNTVVLKPAEQAPLSCIRLAELFVAAGGPPGVFNVVNGLGETAGKALALHPDVAKISFTGSTEVGKLILQYSGQSNMKQVALECGGKSPQIVLADVSDLERAATAAACGIFGNQGEVCNAGSRMIVDRRIAGDFIDLFRKTAETSFIPGDPLDPSTRMGPLVTVEHRRRVMNYIEAGRREGARLVFGGDVPPSPGAYVNPTLFADAANGMTIAREEIFGPVGAVIPVDGLDEAIRVANDTVYGLAAGVWTSNLDTALRLVKEIEAGVVWVNCFDEGDMTQPFGGWKQSGNARDKCFESVVSYTQTKSAWIRHG from the coding sequence ATGCACCTTTCAAGGCTGCCCGATCTCGACAAGGCGGAATGGGTCTCCCTCGCTGAGGGTCTGCAGCTCGAGACGCGGCTGTTCATCGACGGCGATTATGTCGATGCGCTCGACGGCGGGCGCTTTGCGACCGTCAATCCGGCCACCGGCGAGGTGCTCGCCGACATGGCCGAGGGCACCGGTGCCGATATCGACAGGGCCGTGTCGGCGGCGAGGCGGGCCTTCCGCGACGGGCGCTGGTCGAAGCTCGCTCCCCGCGCCCGCATGGACATCCTCTGCCGCTTCGCCGACCTGATCGAGGAACAGGCCGGCATGCTGGCGCTGCTCGACACGCTCGACATGGGCAAGCCAATCGCCGACATGGTCTCCGTCGATCTGCCGGAGGTGGTCAAGACCGTCCGTTTCATGGCCGAGTGCATCGACAAGATCGACGGCAAGGTGACGGCGACGGAGCCCAACGTCCTGCATTGCGTGCTGCGCCAGCCGTTCGGCGTCGTCGGCTGCATCTCGCCGTGGAACTACCCGTTGCTGATGGCTGTCTGGAAGATCGCCCCGGCGCTGGCCGCCGGCAACACGGTGGTGCTGAAGCCGGCCGAGCAGGCACCGCTCTCGTGCATTCGCCTCGCCGAGCTGTTCGTCGCCGCCGGCGGCCCGCCCGGTGTGTTCAACGTCGTCAACGGGCTGGGCGAGACCGCCGGCAAGGCGCTCGCCCTGCACCCCGACGTCGCCAAGATCTCGTTTACCGGCTCGACCGAGGTCGGCAAGCTGATCCTGCAGTATTCCGGCCAGTCCAACATGAAGCAGGTGGCGCTGGAATGCGGCGGAAAGAGCCCGCAGATCGTTCTCGCCGATGTCAGCGACCTCGAGCGCGCCGCCACCGCCGCCGCCTGCGGCATCTTCGGCAACCAGGGAGAGGTCTGCAACGCCGGTTCGCGGATGATCGTCGACCGGAGGATCGCAGGCGATTTCATCGACCTGTTCCGCAAGACCGCCGAGACCAGCTTCATCCCCGGCGACCCGCTCGATCCGTCGACCCGGATGGGCCCGCTGGTGACCGTCGAGCACCGCCGCCGGGTGATGAACTACATCGAGGCCGGGCGTCGGGAGGGCGCGCGGCTGGTATTCGGCGGTGATGTGCCGCCCTCGCCCGGCGCCTATGTCAATCCGACCCTGTTCGCCGACGCGGCGAACGGCATGACCATCGCGCGCGAGGAGATCTTCGGCCCTGTCGGCGCGGTGATCCCGGTCGATGGCCTCGACGAGGCGATCCGCGTCGCCAACGACACCGTCTACGGGTTGGCGGCGGGAGTGTGGACCTCCAATCTCGACACGGCGCTGCGGCTGGTGAAGGAGATCGAGGCAGGCGTGGTGTGGGTCAACTGCTTCGACGAGGGCGACATGACCCAGCCATTCGGCGGCTGGAAGCAGTCCGGCAACGCGCGCGACAAGTGTTTCGAAAGCGTCGTCTCCTACACCCAGACGAAGTCCGCCTGGATCCGCCACGGCTGA
- a CDS encoding phytoene desaturase family protein, which translates to MKTWDAIVVGAGHNGLVNACYLARAGLDVLVVEKNDWVGGAAVSRSLYPGFLYSNCSYVCSLLRPEIMRDLELPRYGLQIIPYEGGAVFTRDGDILGNYRNHDAHRREIARFSRRDAEAYDRYSADVLRQCRFIRPLLMRTPPDPTSLRPRDVQELIYLGRRFYDLTETEMYDTIRFWTMSIAEFLDEYFETDVVKASFCISGIIGTALGPMSPGTAYVLLHHYMGEVDGAIGAWGFARGGMGAISNALAASFQASGGTVRTGAGVSKVLVENGRTAGIVLDSGEEIRARIVVSNLDVKRTFLKLVDEAELPAPFLKAVRNFKIRGSSGKVNIALDGLPDFPALPKGSPAWRGDLHFTDSVERMERAYDDWKAGRWSADPFLDMMIPTTLDPTMTPPGKHFMSCFVQYCPPKVEGRDWTDADRDAFGKVVIDQIADYSPGFRDLILHAEIRTPRELEEEVGLTEGNIFQGELTFDQLLFNRPVPGYAQYRAPIGGLYMCGSSTHPGGGVMGAPGRNAAAEILRDLKAPRRHMSDAYAVL; encoded by the coding sequence ATGAAAACCTGGGACGCAATCGTTGTCGGTGCGGGTCACAACGGGCTGGTGAACGCCTGCTATCTCGCCCGGGCCGGGCTCGACGTGCTCGTCGTCGAGAAGAACGACTGGGTCGGCGGCGCCGCAGTCAGCCGTTCGCTGTATCCGGGCTTCCTCTATTCGAACTGCTCCTATGTCTGCAGCCTGCTTCGGCCCGAGATCATGCGCGACCTGGAGCTGCCCCGCTACGGACTGCAGATCATCCCCTACGAGGGCGGTGCGGTGTTCACCCGGGACGGCGACATTCTCGGCAACTACCGCAACCACGATGCCCATCGCCGCGAGATCGCCCGCTTCTCGCGGCGCGATGCGGAAGCCTATGACCGCTATTCCGCCGACGTGTTGCGCCAGTGCCGGTTCATCCGGCCGTTGCTGATGCGCACGCCGCCCGACCCCACCTCATTGCGGCCGCGCGACGTGCAGGAACTCATCTATCTCGGGCGCAGGTTCTACGATCTCACCGAGACCGAGATGTATGACACGATCCGCTTCTGGACGATGTCGATCGCGGAATTCCTGGATGAGTACTTCGAGACCGACGTCGTCAAGGCAAGCTTCTGCATTTCCGGCATCATCGGCACGGCGCTCGGACCGATGTCGCCGGGCACCGCCTACGTACTGCTGCACCACTACATGGGCGAGGTCGACGGCGCCATCGGCGCATGGGGCTTCGCGCGCGGCGGCATGGGTGCGATCTCGAACGCCCTTGCGGCATCATTCCAGGCCTCCGGCGGAACGGTACGCACCGGCGCGGGCGTGAGCAAGGTACTGGTCGAGAACGGCCGCACCGCCGGAATCGTGCTCGACAGCGGCGAGGAGATTCGGGCCCGCATCGTCGTTTCCAATCTCGACGTCAAGCGCACCTTTCTCAAGCTCGTCGACGAGGCGGAGCTTCCCGCCCCGTTCCTCAAGGCGGTTCGCAACTTCAAGATCCGCGGCTCATCCGGCAAGGTGAACATCGCACTCGACGGCCTGCCCGACTTTCCCGCCCTGCCGAAGGGCTCGCCGGCCTGGCGCGGCGACCTGCACTTCACCGACTCCGTCGAGCGCATGGAGCGTGCCTACGACGACTGGAAGGCCGGCCGCTGGTCGGCCGATCCCTTCCTCGACATGATGATCCCGACCACGCTCGATCCGACCATGACCCCGCCGGGCAAGCACTTCATGAGCTGTTTCGTGCAGTACTGTCCGCCTAAGGTGGAGGGCCGCGACTGGACCGATGCCGACCGTGATGCCTTCGGCAAGGTCGTGATCGACCAGATCGCCGACTATTCGCCCGGCTTCCGCGACCTGATCCTGCATGCTGAAATCCGCACGCCGCGCGAACTGGAGGAAGAGGTCGGCCTCACCGAGGGAAACATCTTCCAGGGCGAGCTCACCTTCGATCAGCTGCTGTTCAACCGCCCGGTGCCCGGTTACGCCCAGTACCGCGCCCCGATCGGCGGCCTCTACATGTGCGGCTCCTCCACGCACCCGGGCGGCGGCGTCATGGGCGCACCCGGCCGCAACGCGGCGGCTGAAATCCTGCGCGACCTGAAGGCGCCCCGCCGTCACATGAGCGACGCCTATGCGGTGCTCTAG
- a CDS encoding aminomethyltransferase family protein, which yields MTPRATPLPRDHFLTPLWQTPFHPRIATLSQTQQWYAWAGYQAAQVIRDAEQEYFAIRNAASLFDITPMVKYRIEGPDAEAFCDRLTVRDVTKLKAGRVQYTCWCDDEGKVLDDGTLFRFSPTEFRLCCQERHLNWLLDSAIGFEVEIAEVTEEIAGLSLQGPTSFAVLNAAGFAGLDTMKPFDIRRVAVAGLEVTISRTGFTGDLGYELFVAPGEALALWDLLVEAGCRHGITAIGYAALNLARLEAGFIVANADFVTAETAIRADRRRSPYEIGLGRLVALDKQRHFNGRRALAREAATGASRYCLVGLDIDGNVPADHALVYHRGRREVGHITAGAWSPTTKRNIAIASLERPYGDTVTDDLWVEIYAMRELAYQKLMVRARIVDRPFFVHPRRTATPPGTM from the coding sequence ATGACCCCGCGCGCGACCCCGCTGCCCCGCGATCACTTCCTGACGCCGCTCTGGCAGACGCCGTTTCATCCGCGCATCGCCACCCTGTCGCAGACCCAGCAGTGGTATGCCTGGGCCGGCTATCAGGCGGCCCAGGTGATCCGCGACGCCGAACAGGAGTATTTTGCCATCCGCAACGCGGCGAGCCTGTTCGACATCACCCCGATGGTCAAGTACCGGATCGAGGGCCCCGATGCCGAGGCCTTCTGCGATCGGCTGACCGTCCGCGACGTCACGAAGCTCAAGGCCGGACGGGTTCAGTACACCTGCTGGTGCGACGACGAGGGCAAGGTGCTCGACGACGGCACTCTGTTCCGGTTCTCGCCGACCGAATTCCGACTGTGCTGCCAGGAGCGGCATCTGAACTGGCTGCTCGACTCGGCGATCGGCTTCGAGGTCGAGATCGCCGAGGTGACCGAGGAGATCGCCGGCCTGTCGCTGCAGGGGCCGACTTCGTTCGCCGTGCTGAACGCGGCCGGCTTCGCCGGTCTCGACACCATGAAGCCGTTCGACATCCGCCGCGTCGCCGTCGCGGGGCTGGAGGTGACGATCTCCCGGACCGGCTTCACCGGCGATCTCGGCTACGAACTGTTCGTCGCGCCGGGGGAGGCGCTGGCGCTGTGGGATCTGCTGGTCGAGGCAGGGTGCCGCCACGGCATCACCGCCATCGGTTACGCGGCGCTGAACCTCGCCCGGCTGGAGGCGGGCTTCATCGTCGCCAATGCCGATTTCGTCACCGCCGAGACCGCGATCCGCGCCGACCGCCGGCGATCGCCCTACGAGATCGGGCTCGGCCGGCTGGTGGCGCTTGACAAGCAGCGGCATTTCAACGGCCGGCGCGCACTTGCCCGGGAGGCGGCGACGGGCGCGTCGCGCTACTGCCTGGTCGGCCTCGACATCGACGGCAACGTCCCCGCCGATCATGCGCTGGTCTATCATCGCGGCAGACGGGAAGTCGGCCACATCACCGCCGGCGCCTGGTCCCCCACGACCAAGCGCAACATAGCCATCGCCTCGCTGGAGCGACCCTACGGTGACACCGTGACCGACGACCTGTGGGTCGAGATCTACGCAATGCGCGAGCTCGCCTACCAGAAGCTGATGGTCCGCGCCCGCATCGTCGACCGGCCGTTCTTCGTCCACCCGCGCCGCACCGCAACCCCGCCGGGGACAATGTGA
- a CDS encoding L,D-transpeptidase, with the protein MKAVALAAAAAAALLTLGSPADASIQYDPLTGRELHGPNRFVEQEIPRIRREVVDYHGPFAPGTIVVNTTERRLYYILGNGLALRYGIGVARPGFEWRGTHKVSQKREWPDWTPPPEMLQRQPDLPRHMPGGIDNPLGARAMYLGSTLYRIHGSNDPGSIGQAISSGCIRMLNEDVVDLYERVSIGTTVVVL; encoded by the coding sequence ATGAAGGCTGTCGCTCTCGCTGCCGCCGCCGCGGCCGCTCTCCTGACGCTCGGCTCACCGGCCGACGCCAGCATCCAGTACGATCCGTTGACCGGCCGCGAGCTGCATGGACCGAACCGGTTCGTCGAGCAGGAGATCCCGCGGATCCGCCGCGAGGTGGTCGACTACCACGGCCCCTTTGCGCCCGGCACGATCGTCGTCAATACCACCGAGCGCCGCCTCTACTATATCCTCGGCAACGGTTTGGCGCTGCGCTACGGCATTGGCGTCGCCCGCCCGGGCTTCGAATGGCGCGGCACGCACAAGGTGTCCCAGAAGCGCGAGTGGCCGGACTGGACGCCACCGCCGGAGATGCTGCAGCGCCAGCCCGATCTGCCGCGCCACATGCCGGGCGGCATCGACAATCCGCTGGGCGCCCGTGCCATGTATCTGGGCTCGACCCTCTACCGCATTCACGGCTCGAACGATCCCGGATCGATCGGCCAGGCGATTTCCTCCGGCTGCATCCGCATGCTGAACGAGGACGTGGTCGACCTCTACGAGCGCGTCAGCATCGGCACGACAGTCGTCGTCCTGTGA
- the dctP gene encoding TRAP transporter substrate-binding protein DctP: MIAALDAEPVVLPFGQMATALGARLIDGAENNWPCCVGTGHRRLAPLDTLTRHAMSPDILVMSQTAWDGLSEDDRRIFRGTARESATYMRALWKASEAEREAWDPGLTIIDTNDREPFAAVLQPLCDRRLTDERMRDLVERIRSVR; this comes from the coding sequence ATGATCGCCGCGCTCGATGCCGAGCCGGTGGTGCTCCCGTTTGGGCAGATGGCGACCGCGCTCGGCGCCCGCCTGATCGACGGGGCGGAGAACAACTGGCCCTGCTGTGTCGGCACCGGCCACCGCAGACTGGCGCCGCTCGACACGCTGACTCGGCACGCGATGAGCCCGGACATCCTGGTGATGTCGCAGACGGCATGGGACGGCCTGTCGGAGGATGACCGGCGGATATTCCGCGGGACCGCCCGCGAATCGGCCACCTACATGCGCGCGCTCTGGAAGGCCAGCGAGGCCGAGCGCGAGGCCTGGGATCCCGGCCTGACCATCATCGACACGAACGACCGCGAGCCATTCGCGGCCGTGCTGCAGCCGCTCTGCGACCGCAGGCTGACCGATGAACGCATGCGCGATCTCGTCGAACGGATCCGGTCGGTGCGGTAG